The Nocardioides luti genome contains a region encoding:
- a CDS encoding Bug family tripartite tricarboxylate transporter substrate binding protein gives MARTTRRRRCPRSLATALALALAAVTVSGCGVTRGADDRDLAMMIPNSPGGGYDQTGRAAVTVLEQDGITGGSFEVTNIMGAGGSVAMTRLMNAEGDENTMMTVGLGVVGSLYSFGLDYRLQDATPLAQLIEDQEGVLVPADSPYRTIEDFVKAWQADPHGIVVGGGSSPGGPDHLFPMQLAKALDIEPKKVRYVPYDGGGPLTSALLGHKIQVGFSGLGEFEGQIEAGELRALAVSGDERLTGASVKDVPTLTESGIDLVFTNWRGVLAPPGISDERRDELIGYLQEMHDSPEWQQALEDNGWIDAFRTGDDFEAFLEEQDARVASTLKELGLI, from the coding sequence ATGGCACGCACCACCCGACGGCGTCGGTGCCCGCGGTCCCTGGCGACCGCGCTGGCCCTGGCGCTCGCCGCGGTCACGGTGAGCGGCTGCGGCGTCACGCGCGGCGCCGACGACCGCGACCTCGCGATGATGATCCCGAACAGCCCCGGCGGCGGCTACGACCAGACCGGCCGGGCCGCGGTGACGGTGCTGGAGCAGGACGGCATCACCGGCGGCTCCTTCGAGGTCACCAACATCATGGGCGCGGGCGGCTCGGTCGCGATGACCCGGCTGATGAACGCCGAGGGCGACGAGAACACCATGATGACCGTCGGCCTCGGGGTCGTCGGCTCGCTCTACTCGTTCGGCCTCGACTACCGGCTGCAGGACGCCACCCCGCTGGCCCAGCTGATCGAGGACCAGGAGGGCGTGCTGGTGCCGGCGGACTCGCCGTACCGCACGATCGAGGACTTCGTGAAGGCCTGGCAGGCCGACCCGCACGGCATCGTCGTCGGCGGCGGCTCCTCGCCGGGTGGCCCCGACCACCTCTTCCCGATGCAGCTGGCCAAGGCGCTCGACATCGAGCCGAAGAAGGTCCGCTACGTGCCGTACGACGGCGGCGGCCCGCTCACGAGCGCCCTGCTCGGCCACAAGATCCAGGTCGGCTTCTCCGGGCTCGGCGAGTTCGAGGGCCAGATCGAGGCCGGCGAGCTGCGGGCGCTGGCCGTCTCCGGCGACGAGCGGCTCACCGGCGCGTCGGTCAAGGACGTGCCGACCCTGACCGAGTCGGGCATCGACCTGGTCTTCACCAACTGGCGCGGGGTGCTCGCGCCCCCGGGCATCTCCGACGAGCGGCGCGACGAGCTGATCGGCTACCTGCAGGAGATGCACGACAGCCCGGAGTGGCAGCAGGCGCTGGAGGACAACGGCTGGATCGACGCGTTCCGCACCGGGGACGACTTCGAGGCCTTCCTGGAGGAGCAGGACGCGCGCGTCGCGTCGACGTTGAAGGAGCTGGGACTCATATGA
- a CDS encoding sensor histidine kinase: MRPGRSRARVSLAGQFLVLQLVVLLLALAVTSVVSVRQSDAEFSDTRGARLRAGAENLAGNPAVRTLLAEDRVPASLAYYPAQTQRTYVASSVYVARADGTVVAGTGPAPVGGALDLSSSDVRQGRSWTGDVDDDGRRSIAAQVPVISNQGRVVGIVMVAEAYPSLGQRLVAAAPDLLSFLGLGLALGVAGSWLLARLIKRRTRGLEPAEIGALADQREALLHSIREGVVAVGNDGAVTVMSDSACELLGLPEGTAEGRQLAALPLADSVRDVLLDDSDVRDAVLMVAGRVIVLNRNRVLHEGRQVGTVATLRDRTELLAMQSELAARESVTRTLRAQTHEFSNQLHTISGLLQLEEYDEASRVIGALSRRRAEISRQVTDHVDDPSVAALLIAKVSLAAERGIGLVLDDLSALPRLEHELSADVGTVLGNLVDNAVDATVDAGGSRVVVRLSRDGDVVLVQVADTGAGVPEDAAVFERGYTTKPGDASGRGVGLALVQLVCERRSGSVSVHNDGGAVFTARLPQRPGPA; this comes from the coding sequence ATGCGCCCCGGGCGGAGCCGTGCCCGGGTCAGCCTCGCCGGGCAGTTCCTCGTGCTGCAGCTGGTCGTGCTGCTGCTCGCGCTCGCGGTGACCAGCGTCGTGTCGGTGCGCCAGAGCGACGCGGAGTTCAGCGACACCCGCGGTGCCCGGCTGCGGGCCGGCGCGGAGAACCTCGCCGGCAACCCGGCGGTCCGCACGCTGCTGGCCGAGGACCGGGTGCCGGCGTCGCTGGCGTACTACCCGGCCCAGACGCAGCGGACGTACGTCGCCAGCTCGGTGTACGTCGCCCGCGCGGACGGCACCGTCGTGGCGGGCACCGGCCCGGCCCCGGTCGGTGGCGCGCTGGACCTCTCTTCCAGCGACGTGCGGCAGGGCCGGTCCTGGACCGGTGACGTGGACGACGACGGCCGCCGGTCGATCGCGGCCCAGGTCCCCGTGATCAGCAACCAGGGCCGCGTGGTCGGGATCGTGATGGTGGCCGAGGCCTACCCCTCGCTCGGCCAGCGCCTCGTCGCCGCAGCGCCGGACCTGCTGTCGTTCCTCGGGCTGGGACTCGCGCTCGGCGTGGCCGGGTCCTGGCTGCTCGCGCGCCTCATCAAGCGCCGCACCCGCGGCCTCGAGCCGGCCGAGATCGGCGCCCTGGCCGACCAGCGCGAGGCGCTGCTCCACTCGATCCGCGAGGGGGTCGTGGCCGTCGGCAACGACGGCGCCGTCACCGTGATGAGCGACAGCGCCTGCGAGCTGCTCGGCCTGCCCGAGGGCACCGCCGAGGGCCGGCAGCTGGCCGCCCTGCCCCTGGCCGACTCGGTCCGCGACGTCCTCCTCGACGACTCCGACGTGCGCGACGCCGTCCTGATGGTCGCCGGCCGCGTGATCGTGCTCAACCGCAACCGGGTGCTCCACGAGGGGCGCCAGGTCGGCACCGTCGCCACCCTGCGCGACCGCACCGAGCTGCTCGCCATGCAGAGCGAGCTCGCCGCCCGCGAGAGCGTGACGCGGACGCTGCGCGCCCAGACGCACGAGTTCAGCAACCAGCTGCACACGATCTCCGGGCTCCTCCAGCTCGAGGAGTACGACGAGGCCTCCCGCGTCATCGGGGCGCTCAGCCGGCGTCGCGCCGAGATCAGCCGGCAGGTCACCGACCACGTCGACGACCCGTCCGTGGCGGCGCTGCTCATCGCGAAGGTGAGCCTGGCCGCCGAGCGCGGCATCGGGCTGGTCCTCGACGACCTGTCCGCCCTCCCGCGGCTCGAGCACGAGCTGTCCGCCGACGTCGGGACGGTGCTCGGCAACCTCGTCGACAACGCCGTGGACGCCACCGTCGACGCGGGCGGCTCCCGGGTCGTCGTACGCCTCTCCCGGGACGGGGACGTCGTCCTCGTGCAGGTCGCGGACACCGGGGCGGGCGTGCCGGAGGACGCGGCGGTCTTCGAGCGCGGCTACACGACCAAGCCCGGCGACGCGAGCGGCCGGGGTGTCGGGCTGGCCCTCGTGCAGCTGGTGTGCGAGCGTCGCTCCGGCTCCGTGTCGGTGCACAACGACGGCGGCGCCGTCTTCACCGCCCGCCTCCCCCAGCGACCAGGACCCGCATGA
- a CDS encoding helix-turn-helix domain-containing protein, which yields MSTVHADRLDHHDDPTPEPLGLAPEPVEIRRNAGLAALVGAVASAVAIAYLARATGTGSVLDWTLFAVMGVLGVSNLAALVDARTPLLVADSQGVRIRLGRTWRGMPWGALARVEHTPRRGPFHDGRLVLVAHAPDRVLGELDASGRRQSRLAEKLYGAPFAVPLALSTRVTGAGEDLTDALARLAGSASAVVEIEPQVDEAVDELEDDLLEDDVLDEHDAEPESWHDSEVDVDVDEHDEEWLDEPRTRAWHDPRPALAHGIGVLSAALQRRREAIGAEPEVAPALRAEHDEVGEPTVAMPIIASATPSPLRDPVTAIRAEIRSDLTLGGPVLGATALAHDHADDEDGSRRELPEARELRRPGSVNLVEDTVLWGDRVRPIARAGASVEPIVIDDFSAEPAEDPIIGPEFAAARTRLGLTVDQLADRTRIRPHVIESIEVDDFVPCGGDFYARGHLRTLARVLGIDVAPLLTSYDERYADAPINPRRVFEAELATGAHGSIRGTRGGPNWSVLVAAVMAVVLVWSIARLVMDSPVELRQQAPILNGSNGPDNTLNMLGDPVPVVLTAKAGGAHVVVYDGAGEVAFRGDLAYGESREVKGVAPPVRVQSSDGALEVEVDGTSRGAVGAEGQPAQNTFTVRKDGS from the coding sequence GTGAGTACCGTTCACGCCGACCGGCTCGACCACCACGACGACCCCACCCCCGAGCCCCTGGGCCTGGCCCCGGAGCCGGTCGAGATCCGTCGCAACGCGGGCCTCGCCGCCCTCGTGGGCGCGGTCGCCTCGGCCGTGGCCATCGCCTACCTCGCCCGGGCCACCGGCACCGGCTCGGTGCTCGACTGGACGCTGTTCGCGGTGATGGGCGTCCTCGGCGTCAGCAACCTCGCGGCGCTCGTCGACGCCCGCACGCCGCTGCTCGTCGCCGACAGCCAGGGTGTCCGGATCCGGCTCGGCCGGACCTGGCGCGGCATGCCGTGGGGTGCCCTCGCCCGCGTGGAGCACACGCCCCGCCGCGGCCCGTTCCACGACGGCCGGCTGGTCCTGGTCGCCCACGCCCCCGACCGGGTGCTCGGCGAGCTCGACGCCAGCGGCCGCCGCCAGTCCCGCCTCGCCGAGAAGCTGTACGGCGCCCCGTTCGCCGTCCCGCTGGCCCTCTCGACCCGCGTCACCGGCGCGGGCGAGGACCTGACGGACGCGCTCGCGCGGCTCGCCGGCAGCGCGTCGGCCGTCGTCGAGATCGAGCCGCAGGTCGACGAGGCCGTCGACGAGCTCGAGGACGACCTGCTCGAGGACGACGTCCTCGACGAGCACGACGCCGAGCCGGAGTCGTGGCACGACTCCGAGGTCGACGTCGACGTCGACGAGCACGACGAGGAGTGGCTCGACGAGCCCCGCACCCGCGCCTGGCACGACCCGCGCCCCGCGCTCGCGCACGGCATCGGCGTGCTCTCCGCGGCGCTCCAGCGCCGCCGCGAGGCCATCGGGGCCGAGCCCGAGGTCGCGCCCGCCCTGCGCGCGGAGCACGACGAGGTCGGTGAGCCCACCGTGGCGATGCCGATCATCGCGAGCGCCACGCCCAGCCCGCTGCGCGACCCCGTCACCGCGATCCGCGCCGAGATCCGCAGCGACCTGACGCTGGGTGGTCCGGTGCTGGGCGCCACCGCCCTGGCCCACGACCACGCCGACGACGAGGACGGCAGCCGCCGGGAGCTCCCCGAGGCCCGCGAGCTGCGCCGCCCCGGCAGCGTCAACCTGGTCGAGGACACCGTGCTGTGGGGCGACCGGGTCCGCCCGATCGCCCGCGCCGGCGCCTCGGTCGAGCCGATCGTCATCGACGACTTCTCCGCCGAGCCGGCCGAGGACCCGATCATCGGTCCCGAGTTCGCCGCGGCCCGCACCCGCCTGGGCCTCACGGTCGACCAGCTCGCCGACCGCACCCGGATCCGCCCGCACGTCATCGAGTCGATCGAGGTCGACGACTTCGTCCCGTGCGGCGGCGACTTCTACGCCCGCGGCCACCTGCGCACCCTCGCGCGGGTCCTCGGCATCGACGTCGCTCCGCTCCTGACGTCGTACGACGAGCGCTACGCCGACGCGCCGATCAACCCGCGCCGCGTCTTCGAGGCTGAGCTCGCCACGGGCGCGCACGGCTCGATCCGCGGCACCCGCGGCGGCCCGAACTGGTCGGTGCTGGTGGCGGCCGTGATGGCGGTCGTGCTGGTGTGGTCGATCGCCCGCCTGGTCATGGACAGCCCCGTGGAGCTGCGCCAGCAGGCGCCGATCCTCAACGGCTCCAACGGCCCGGACAACACGCTGAACATGCTCGGCGACCCGGTGCCGGTCGTGCTGACCGCCAAGGCCGGCGGCGCCCACGTCGTCGTCTACGACGGCGCCGGTGAGGTCGCCTTCCGTGGCGACCTGGCCTACGGCGAGAGCCGTGAGGTCAAGGGGGTCGCCCCGCCGGTCCGGGTGCAGAGCTCGGACGGCGCGCTCGAGGTCGAGGTCGACGGCACCAGCCGCGGCGCGGTCGGCGCCGAGGGCCAGCCCGCGCAGAACACGTTCACCGTCCGCAAGGACGGCAGCTGA
- a CDS encoding M4 family metallopeptidase, with protein sequence MKFLMQGLSLALLGAGLAAVPGLQTAAVGETAPTAAPGTAQLRSAADGRVTITKDPATGRIAFVRVSRGGDLLPRLGGSSQAGAIAKADAFVTTNAAALGAGPGELVRSRVTTSPYGRTVVYTQQYHGVPVFGAMVKANLDGQGDLTSVNGYAAPDLDLAVTPAVPASTAASYAVANVKADPPGLRGRTADVSTVRATASKLLVYRTGSTKGVPGKAVLAWQVSVGNGAGVNESVLVDAATGKLVNRYTASEAADFATDRELYEKQSKPANLVWKDGDAFPGSLTTEQQNLMYDAGNTYWLFANTFDYDSFDGAGAKMVTVANLDDPDGTFCPNAQWTGTEINMCPGSEADDIVSHEWGHAYTQYTSGLVYQYQSGALNESYSDVWGETIDLINNREDGGEGNISAARPVGACSTSTRGEVGVKINAPASIAKECDAAAASFGPTIDKTGITGDVVRAKDVAESDGGTTNDGCSPYTNAAAVNGHIALAYERPGCDYGTQARNAQDAGATAIIVGSYDENVIPMSTQEQGITIPAVMIKRSDRATIASKLGSGPVNVTIRDIDPAQRTASTRWLVGEQGKVFGGALRDMWTPTCYGNAGKVSDAEYYCGTGDSGGVHLNSGVPNHAYALLVDGGTYNGVTVPGIGLDKAANLWWLTQLDHLTPTSDFADMADGLDAACATLTGQPIRQLSVKRVTPGAAAAPITTADCAAVKAVAAAVQLRKKPTQCNYKPLLKKGSPSVCGKQFTTKTVFKDGFRHGLQKWTKSKVLSTGKARSFPWKGTKNTPGKHRGRVVMSADPDAGTCARNDNVASSNAITSRAIRLPSGAAPRLSFQHYLATEAGYDGGNVKISVNGGKFKVVPNGAYAFNKPNSALLAADQGNSNPMAGQKAFNGTDGGTATGSWGTSIVNLAKAGAKPGDKVKIRFDMGRDCAAGLDGWYVDNVKVQVCKKKAGATVADRRRTSGRR encoded by the coding sequence GTGAAATTCCTCATGCAAGGGCTGAGCCTCGCGCTCCTGGGAGCCGGCCTCGCCGCCGTCCCGGGGCTGCAGACGGCCGCCGTCGGCGAGACGGCCCCCACGGCCGCGCCGGGCACCGCCCAGCTGCGCAGCGCGGCCGACGGCCGCGTCACGATCACGAAGGACCCGGCCACCGGGCGGATCGCGTTCGTCCGGGTCTCCCGGGGCGGCGACCTGCTGCCCCGGCTGGGCGGCAGCTCCCAGGCCGGCGCGATCGCCAAGGCCGACGCGTTCGTCACGACGAACGCCGCCGCGCTCGGCGCCGGTCCGGGCGAGCTGGTCCGCTCGCGGGTGACCACCAGCCCCTACGGCCGCACGGTCGTCTACACGCAGCAGTACCACGGCGTCCCGGTCTTCGGTGCGATGGTGAAGGCCAACCTCGACGGGCAGGGCGACCTGACCTCGGTCAACGGCTACGCCGCCCCCGACCTCGATCTCGCGGTCACCCCGGCCGTGCCGGCGAGCACCGCGGCGTCGTACGCCGTCGCGAACGTGAAGGCGGACCCGCCGGGCCTGCGCGGGCGCACCGCGGACGTCAGCACGGTCCGCGCCACCGCCTCGAAGCTCCTCGTCTACCGCACCGGCTCCACCAAGGGCGTGCCCGGCAAGGCCGTCCTGGCCTGGCAGGTCTCGGTCGGCAACGGCGCCGGCGTCAACGAGTCGGTCCTCGTCGACGCCGCGACCGGCAAGCTCGTCAACCGCTACACCGCGAGCGAGGCCGCCGACTTCGCGACCGACCGCGAGCTGTACGAGAAGCAGTCGAAGCCGGCCAACCTCGTCTGGAAGGACGGCGACGCGTTCCCGGGCTCGCTGACGACCGAGCAGCAGAACCTCATGTACGACGCCGGCAACACCTACTGGCTGTTCGCCAACACCTTCGACTACGACTCCTTCGACGGGGCCGGCGCGAAGATGGTCACGGTCGCCAACCTCGACGACCCGGACGGCACCTTCTGCCCGAACGCCCAGTGGACCGGCACCGAGATCAACATGTGCCCCGGCTCCGAGGCCGACGACATCGTGTCCCACGAGTGGGGCCACGCCTACACGCAGTACACCTCCGGCCTCGTCTACCAGTACCAGTCCGGCGCGCTCAACGAGTCGTACTCCGACGTGTGGGGCGAGACGATCGACCTGATCAACAACCGCGAGGACGGCGGCGAGGGCAACATCTCCGCCGCGCGCCCCGTCGGCGCCTGCTCGACCTCCACCCGCGGTGAGGTGGGCGTCAAGATCAACGCTCCCGCCTCGATCGCGAAGGAGTGCGACGCGGCCGCCGCGAGCTTCGGCCCGACGATCGACAAGACCGGCATCACCGGCGACGTGGTCCGGGCCAAGGACGTCGCGGAGTCGGACGGCGGCACGACCAACGACGGCTGCTCGCCGTACACCAACGCAGCCGCGGTCAACGGCCACATCGCCCTGGCCTACGAGCGCCCGGGCTGCGACTACGGCACCCAGGCGCGGAACGCCCAGGACGCCGGCGCGACCGCGATCATCGTCGGCAGCTACGACGAGAACGTCATCCCGATGAGCACCCAGGAGCAGGGCATCACCATCCCCGCGGTAATGATCAAGAGGTCCGACCGGGCGACGATCGCCTCCAAGCTCGGCTCCGGCCCGGTCAACGTCACGATCCGCGACATCGACCCGGCCCAGCGCACCGCCTCGACGCGCTGGCTCGTGGGTGAGCAGGGCAAGGTCTTCGGCGGCGCCCTGCGCGACATGTGGACCCCCACCTGCTACGGCAACGCCGGCAAGGTCTCCGACGCCGAGTACTACTGCGGCACGGGCGACAGCGGCGGGGTGCACCTCAACTCCGGTGTCCCGAACCACGCCTACGCGTTGCTCGTGGACGGCGGCACCTACAACGGCGTCACCGTGCCCGGTATCGGCCTCGACAAGGCGGCCAACCTCTGGTGGCTGACCCAGCTCGACCACCTGACGCCCACGTCGGACTTCGCCGACATGGCCGACGGCCTCGACGCCGCGTGCGCGACCCTGACGGGCCAGCCGATCCGCCAGCTCTCGGTCAAGCGGGTCACCCCGGGTGCCGCGGCCGCGCCGATCACCACGGCCGACTGCGCGGCGGTCAAGGCCGTCGCCGCCGCCGTCCAGCTGCGCAAGAAGCCGACCCAGTGCAACTACAAGCCGCTGCTGAAGAAGGGCTCGCCCTCGGTCTGCGGCAAGCAGTTCACCACGAAGACGGTCTTCAAGGACGGCTTCCGCCACGGCCTGCAGAAGTGGACGAAGTCGAAGGTGCTCAGCACCGGCAAGGCGCGCAGCTTCCCGTGGAAGGGCACGAAGAACACGCCCGGCAAGCACCGCGGACGCGTCGTCATGAGTGCCGACCCCGACGCGGGCACCTGCGCGCGCAACGACAACGTGGCCAGCAGCAACGCGATCACGTCGCGGGCGATCCGCCTGCCGTCGGGCGCCGCGCCGCGGCTGTCGTTCCAGCACTACCTGGCCACCGAGGCCGGCTACGACGGCGGGAACGTCAAGATCAGCGTGAACGGCGGGAAGTTCAAGGTGGTGCCCAACGGCGCCTACGCCTTCAACAAGCCCAACAGCGCGCTGCTCGCCGCCGACCAGGGCAACAGCAACCCGATGGCCGGCCAGAAGGCCTTCAACGGCACGGACGGCGGCACGGCCACCGGCTCGTGGGGCACGTCGATCGTGAACCTCGCCAAGGCCGGCGCCAAGCCGGGCGACAAGGTCAAGATCCGCTTCGACATGGGTCGTGACTGCGCCGCGGGCCTCGACGGCTGGTACGTCGACAACGTGAAGGTCCAGGTCTGCAAGAAGAAGGCCGGCGCCACCGTCGCCGACCGCCGCCGCACCAGCGGGCGGCGCTGA
- a CDS encoding response regulator: MTTPAPRDDLAVLIVDDDFMVASIHTRFVERAPGFRVVGVAATGTTALAEIERLRPDLVLLDVHLPDLSGVDVLRRLRGAGNDVGVMMVTAAREADTVRAAAAAGAAHYLVKPFEFDDLLTRLESFRQAHLALAGVATAGQEDIDAVFAPLGRGREALPKGLSVETAAAVLEALASGRELSAAECADEVGVSRVSARRYLEHYVAQGRAAVRLKYGGAGRPERRYRASG; this comes from the coding sequence ATGACCACCCCCGCCCCGCGCGACGACCTCGCCGTGCTGATCGTCGACGACGACTTCATGGTCGCCTCGATCCACACGCGCTTCGTCGAGCGCGCGCCGGGCTTCCGCGTCGTGGGGGTCGCGGCGACCGGCACGACGGCACTGGCCGAGATCGAGCGGCTGCGGCCCGACCTGGTGCTCCTCGACGTGCACCTGCCCGACCTCAGCGGGGTCGACGTGCTGCGCCGGCTGCGGGGCGCCGGCAACGACGTCGGCGTGATGATGGTGACCGCCGCCAGGGAGGCCGACACCGTGCGGGCCGCGGCGGCGGCCGGGGCGGCGCACTACCTGGTCAAGCCGTTCGAGTTCGACGACCTGCTCACCCGGCTCGAGTCGTTCCGGCAGGCGCACCTCGCGCTGGCCGGCGTGGCGACTGCGGGCCAGGAGGACATCGACGCGGTCTTCGCGCCGCTGGGCCGCGGTCGCGAGGCGCTGCCCAAGGGGCTGAGCGTCGAGACCGCGGCGGCCGTGCTGGAGGCGCTGGCGTCGGGCCGGGAGCTCTCCGCGGCCGAGTGCGCCGACGAGGTCGGCGTCTCGCGGGTCAGCGCCCGCCGCTACCTCGAGCACTACGTGGCCCAGGGGCGGGCGGCGGTCCGGCTGAAGTACGGCGGGGCCGGCCGGCCCGAGCGCCGCTACCGGGCGTCGGGCTGA
- a CDS encoding DNA translocase FtsK: MATRTSSPPGSRSKSTSSSTAGSSGRGSSSTRSRSTGTKPSSTRSTTSRSTGRSSSSKRAPARSTAKKRPAARRPAPRAVRNGPGPIARTFLALGRGLAAVWLAVAHAVGAAARGIGRTARDLDPEHRRDGAGLFLLGLAVVAAAAVWFQLPGGVMDLARTVTSGTVGKVGWLVPLALVHAGWRTMRDPQQNGPAGRQVVGWTALGFGLLGIVHIANGNPQPVRGDASKLQDAGGAVGFVVSSLLLDLLRTPYVVVPLLVLIGLFGLLVITGTPLYQVPHRLAETRDRMLGRDLDVADEEPTQPVRTRRGKLADDFDPEGDPAYDSPVLEDREVKKRRDRKPDPIEVAMAEAETDAGISIFAPDVVAHEREEKVDKADLEPPPHTPLPPRVEQLALSGDITYSLPANEVLKPGSVHKARSKASDAVVERLTQVMDEFNIDAQVTGYTRGPTVTRYEVEVGPAVKVEKVTALSKNIAYAVASADVRILSPIPGKSAIGIEIPNTDKEVVSLGDVLRSNTARSDHHPMVVGLGKDVEGGFVVANLAKMPHLLVAGATGSGKSSFINSMITSILMRSTPDEVRMIMVDPKRVELNAYEGVPHLITPIITNPKKAAEALAWVVREMDMRYDDLANFGFRHIDDFNKAVRAGKVEVPPGSERELSPYPYLLVIVDELADLMMVAPRDVEDAIVRITQLARAAGIHLVLATQRPSVDVVTGLIKANVPSRLAFATSSVTDSRVILDQPGAEKLVGQGDGLFLPMGSSKAVRVQGSWVTETEIAQVVKHCKAQLEPTYRDDVTAPAAAKRDLDDDIGDDMDLVIQAIELVVSTQFGSTSMLQRKLRVGFAKAGRLMDIMESRGVVGPSEGSKARDVLVKPDEIDGVIATLQGEM; the protein is encoded by the coding sequence ATGGCGACCCGTACGTCTTCCCCGCCGGGTTCGCGGAGCAAGAGCACGTCCTCATCCACGGCCGGCAGCAGCGGTCGAGGCAGCTCGAGCACCCGATCCCGGAGTACCGGCACGAAGCCCTCCAGCACGCGTTCCACGACGAGCCGCAGCACCGGCCGCTCGTCGTCGTCCAAGCGTGCCCCTGCCCGCAGCACCGCGAAGAAGCGGCCCGCCGCCCGGCGGCCCGCGCCGCGGGCGGTCCGCAACGGCCCCGGCCCGATCGCGCGCACCTTCCTGGCCCTGGGCCGCGGCCTCGCCGCGGTCTGGCTGGCGGTCGCGCACGCCGTGGGCGCCGCGGCCCGGGGGATCGGGCGCACCGCCCGCGACCTCGACCCCGAGCACCGTCGTGACGGTGCCGGCCTCTTCCTCCTCGGCCTCGCGGTCGTCGCCGCGGCCGCGGTGTGGTTCCAGCTGCCCGGCGGCGTCATGGACCTCGCCCGCACCGTCACCTCCGGCACCGTCGGCAAGGTGGGCTGGCTGGTCCCGCTCGCCCTGGTCCACGCCGGCTGGCGCACGATGCGCGACCCGCAGCAGAACGGCCCCGCCGGTCGCCAGGTCGTCGGCTGGACCGCTCTCGGCTTCGGCCTCCTCGGCATCGTCCACATCGCCAACGGCAACCCGCAGCCCGTCCGCGGCGACGCCAGCAAGCTGCAGGACGCCGGGGGAGCGGTGGGCTTCGTCGTCTCCTCGCTGCTGCTGGACCTGCTGCGCACGCCGTACGTCGTGGTGCCGCTGCTCGTGCTGATCGGCCTGTTCGGCCTGCTGGTGATCACCGGGACGCCGCTCTACCAGGTGCCCCACCGCCTCGCCGAGACCCGCGACCGGATGCTCGGCCGCGACCTCGACGTCGCGGACGAGGAGCCCACCCAGCCCGTGCGCACCCGCCGGGGCAAGCTCGCCGACGACTTCGACCCCGAGGGCGACCCCGCGTACGACAGCCCGGTCCTCGAGGACCGCGAGGTCAAGAAGCGCCGCGACCGGAAGCCCGACCCCATCGAGGTCGCGATGGCCGAGGCGGAGACCGACGCCGGGATCTCGATCTTCGCGCCCGACGTCGTCGCCCACGAGCGCGAGGAGAAGGTCGACAAGGCCGACCTCGAGCCGCCGCCGCACACCCCGCTCCCGCCGCGCGTGGAGCAGCTCGCGCTGTCCGGCGACATCACCTACTCCCTGCCGGCCAACGAGGTCCTCAAGCCCGGGTCGGTCCACAAGGCCCGCTCCAAGGCCAGCGACGCCGTCGTCGAGCGCCTCACCCAGGTGATGGACGAGTTCAACATCGACGCCCAGGTCACCGGTTACACCCGCGGCCCGACGGTCACGCGCTACGAGGTCGAGGTCGGCCCCGCGGTCAAGGTCGAGAAGGTCACCGCCCTGTCGAAGAACATCGCGTACGCCGTCGCGTCGGCCGACGTGCGGATCCTCAGCCCGATCCCCGGCAAGTCCGCGATCGGCATCGAGATCCCGAACACCGACAAGGAGGTCGTCTCGCTGGGCGACGTCCTGCGCTCGAACACCGCCCGCTCCGACCACCACCCGATGGTGGTCGGGCTCGGCAAGGACGTCGAGGGCGGCTTCGTCGTCGCCAACCTGGCGAAGATGCCGCACCTGCTCGTCGCCGGCGCCACCGGCTCGGGCAAGTCGTCGTTCATCAACTCGATGATCACCTCGATCCTGATGCGCTCGACGCCCGACGAGGTCCGGATGATCATGGTCGACCCCAAGCGGGTCGAGCTGAACGCCTACGAGGGCGTCCCGCACCTGATCACGCCGATCATCACGAACCCCAAGAAGGCCGCCGAGGCCCTGGCGTGGGTCGTGCGCGAGATGGACATGCGCTACGACGACCTGGCCAACTTCGGCTTCCGCCACATCGACGACTTCAACAAGGCCGTCCGGGCGGGCAAGGTCGAGGTGCCGCCGGGCAGCGAGCGCGAGCTGTCGCCCTACCCCTACCTGCTGGTGATCGTCGACGAGCTCGCGGACCTGATGATGGTCGCCCCGCGCGACGTCGAGGACGCGATCGTCCGGATCACCCAGCTGGCCCGTGCCGCCGGCATCCACCTGGTGCTCGCCACGCAGCGACCCAGCGTCGACGTCGTCACCGGCCTGATCAAGGCCAACGTGCCGTCCCGCCTCGCGTTCGCCACGTCGTCGGTCACCGACAGCCGCGTCATCCTCGACCAGCCCGGTGCCGAGAAGCTGGTCGGCCAGGGTGACGGCCTGTTCCTGCCGATGGGCTCGTCCAAGGCCGTGCGCGTCCAGGGTTCCTGGGTCACCGAGACCGAGATCGCCCAGGTCGTCAAGCACTGCAAGGCGCAGCTCGAGCCGACGTACCGCGACGACGTCACCGCACCGGCGGCCGCCAAGCGGGACCTCGACGACGACATCGGCGACGACATGGACCTGGTCATCCAGGCCATCGAGCTGGTCGTGTCGACGCAGTTCGGCTCGACCTCGATGCTGCAGCGCAAGCTCCGCGTCGGCTTCGCGAAGGCGGGCCGGCTGATGGACATCATGGAGAGCCGCGGCGTGGTGGGACCCAGCGAGGGTTCCAAGGCGCGTGACGTGCTCGTGAAGCCCGACGAGATCGATGGCGTCATCGCGACGCTCCAGGGGGAGATGTGA